From Mycolicibacterium nivoides, a single genomic window includes:
- the clgR gene encoding transcriptional regulator ClgR: MTTLLREVIGDVLRNARTEQGRTLREVSDAARVSLGYLSEVERGRKEASSELLSAICDALDVPLSRVLTDAGENMAEREHASAAAAVPAHANVARIDAATKVVIPQVVSMAVA, from the coding sequence ATGACGACATTGCTGCGTGAGGTGATCGGCGACGTGCTGCGTAACGCCCGAACCGAGCAGGGGCGCACGTTGCGCGAAGTATCCGACGCGGCGCGGGTGAGCCTCGGGTACCTCTCGGAGGTGGAGCGGGGCCGCAAGGAGGCTTCCAGCGAACTGCTCAGCGCCATCTGCGACGCCCTGGACGTCCCGCTGTCGCGGGTACTGACCGATGCCGGGGAGAACATGGCCGAGCGTGAACACGCCAGCGCTGCGGCCGCTGTGCCGGCGCACGCCAATGTCGCCCGCATCGACGCGGCGACCAAGGTGGTCATTCCACAGGTCGTGTCGATGGCCGTTGCCTGA
- a CDS encoding DNA translocase FtsK: protein MANKTAGRSGARSSRSNASSRSGSRRQAPARKGRPAAPRRKPARRPQASPVSAAGQKLGQGARAGWLMLAKGAGSTARSVGRARDIEPGHRRDGLALALLGIAVVVAASSWFHAAGPVGQWIDTAVRTLIGGPVVLVPVVLGAVAVVLMRTEPDPEARPRLILGSAMIALPMLGLWHLWSGSPQDPIARQHAAGFVGFAIGGPLSDGLTEWIAAPLLFMGVLFGLLLVTGTTIREVPSTLRTMFSTRAFHDDDYDDEYDGDYADEFDDEDGYDDLSDGYYDDDTARGDTRAQTWPTAAIEAPKAPTGTPMDNYPLPEEADAPTVPEPAVKPRRKKARTESESKPAKETDETLVIDRVVEGDYTLPPLDLLAEGDPPKRVGRDNDRIVNAITEVMEQFKVDATVTGFQRGPTVTRYEIELGPGVRVERFTQLQRNLAYAVANEHIRLLAPIPGKSAVGVEVPNSDREMVRLKDVLNAPTTRKDHHPMVFGIGKDVEGHFISYNLAKMPHLLVAGSTGSGKSSFINSMLVSLLQRATPDEVRMILVDPKMVEFPPYQGIPHLITPVIIDPKKAAAALAWLVEEMEQRYQDMSASGVRHIDDFNKKVRSGEITAPLGSERVYKTYPYILCVVDELADLMMQAPRDVEDAIVRITQKARAAGIHLVLATQQPVVSVVTGLIKANVPSRMAFGVTNATNSRVILDQIGAEKLTGKGDALFQPSEAPKPIRVQGAYVSDDEIQAVVAFTKQQAQPEFIDGVTVKTVEKRDIDSDIGDDMDVFLQAVELVVSSQFGSTSMLQRKLRVGFAKAGRLMDLMETRGIVGPSEGSKAREVLVKPDELAGTLMLIQGGSDANGADAHDDPDEF from the coding sequence ATGGCTAACAAGACCGCCGGCCGATCCGGAGCGCGTTCGAGCAGGTCGAATGCCAGCTCGCGGAGTGGTTCGCGGCGCCAGGCGCCGGCCCGTAAGGGGCGCCCGGCGGCACCGCGGCGTAAGCCCGCACGCCGGCCCCAGGCCTCGCCTGTCTCCGCGGCCGGCCAGAAGCTCGGCCAGGGAGCCCGCGCCGGCTGGCTGATGCTCGCCAAGGGAGCCGGATCGACCGCCCGTTCGGTGGGCCGGGCCCGCGATATCGAACCCGGCCATCGCCGCGACGGTCTGGCGCTCGCGCTGCTCGGCATCGCCGTCGTCGTGGCCGCCAGCTCCTGGTTCCATGCGGCCGGCCCGGTGGGGCAGTGGATCGACACCGCGGTCCGCACCCTCATCGGCGGACCGGTCGTCCTGGTGCCCGTCGTCCTGGGTGCCGTCGCCGTCGTCTTGATGCGCACCGAACCCGATCCGGAAGCCCGCCCCCGGCTGATCCTGGGATCGGCCATGATCGCGTTGCCGATGCTCGGCCTGTGGCACCTGTGGTCGGGATCGCCGCAGGATCCGATCGCACGCCAGCACGCCGCCGGATTCGTCGGCTTCGCCATCGGAGGGCCCCTGTCCGACGGCCTGACCGAGTGGATCGCCGCACCGCTGCTGTTCATGGGCGTGCTGTTCGGTCTGTTGCTGGTCACCGGCACGACGATCCGTGAGGTGCCTTCGACCCTGCGGACCATGTTCAGCACGCGGGCGTTCCATGACGATGACTACGACGACGAGTACGACGGGGACTACGCCGACGAGTTCGACGACGAGGACGGCTACGACGACCTGTCCGACGGCTACTACGACGACGACACCGCACGCGGTGACACGCGGGCCCAGACCTGGCCGACAGCCGCGATCGAGGCACCCAAGGCGCCGACCGGCACGCCGATGGACAACTACCCGCTGCCCGAGGAAGCTGACGCGCCCACCGTCCCCGAGCCCGCCGTCAAACCGCGGCGCAAGAAGGCAAGAACCGAATCCGAGTCGAAGCCGGCCAAGGAGACCGACGAGACCCTGGTGATCGACCGGGTGGTCGAGGGCGACTACACCTTGCCGCCGCTGGACCTGCTGGCCGAGGGTGACCCACCGAAGCGGGTCGGCCGGGACAACGACCGCATCGTGAACGCCATCACCGAGGTGATGGAACAGTTCAAGGTCGACGCCACGGTCACCGGTTTCCAGCGCGGCCCGACCGTCACCCGGTACGAGATCGAGCTCGGGCCCGGTGTCCGCGTCGAACGATTCACCCAGTTGCAGCGCAACCTGGCCTACGCGGTGGCCAACGAGCACATCCGCCTGCTGGCGCCGATCCCGGGCAAGTCCGCCGTCGGCGTCGAGGTCCCCAACAGCGACCGCGAGATGGTCCGCCTCAAGGACGTGCTGAACGCACCGACCACCCGCAAGGACCACCACCCGATGGTGTTCGGCATCGGCAAGGACGTCGAAGGCCACTTCATCAGCTACAACCTGGCCAAGATGCCGCACCTGCTGGTGGCCGGCTCCACCGGTTCGGGTAAGTCGAGCTTCATCAACTCGATGCTGGTGTCGCTGCTGCAGCGGGCCACGCCGGACGAGGTCCGGATGATCCTGGTCGACCCGAAGATGGTGGAGTTCCCGCCGTACCAGGGGATTCCGCACCTCATCACGCCCGTGATCATCGACCCGAAGAAGGCCGCCGCCGCGCTGGCCTGGCTGGTCGAAGAGATGGAGCAGCGCTACCAGGACATGAGCGCCAGCGGTGTCCGCCACATCGACGACTTCAACAAGAAGGTCCGCTCGGGCGAGATCACCGCGCCGCTGGGTAGCGAGCGGGTCTACAAGACCTACCCGTACATCTTGTGCGTCGTCGACGAGCTGGCCGACCTGATGATGCAGGCCCCTCGCGACGTCGAGGACGCGATCGTCCGCATCACCCAGAAGGCCCGCGCCGCGGGCATCCACCTGGTGCTGGCAACCCAGCAGCCGGTGGTATCGGTGGTGACGGGTCTGATCAAGGCGAACGTGCCGTCCCGCATGGCGTTCGGCGTCACCAACGCCACGAACTCGCGCGTCATCCTCGATCAGATCGGCGCTGAAAAGCTCACCGGTAAGGGTGACGCACTGTTCCAGCCGTCGGAGGCGCCCAAGCCGATCCGGGTGCAGGGCGCTTACGTCAGCGACGACGAAATCCAGGCCGTCGTCGCCTTCACCAAACAGCAGGCCCAGCCCGAGTTCATCGACGGCGTCACGGTCAAGACCGTCGAGAAGCGCGACATCGACAGCGACATCGGCGACGACATGGACGTCTTCCTACAGGCCGTCGAGCTCGTGGTGTCCTCGCAGTTCGGGTCTACCTCGATGCTGCAGCGCAAGCTGCGCGTCGGTTTCGCCAAGGCAGGCCGCCTGATGGACCTGATGGAGACCCGGGGCATCGTCGGGCCGTCCGAGGGCTCCAAGGCCCGCGAGGTGCTCGTCAAGCCCGATGAGCTGGCCGGCACGCTGATGCTGATCCAGGGCGGCTCGGACGCCAACGGTGCCGACGCCCACGATGATCCCGACGAGTTCTGA
- a CDS encoding amino-acid N-acetyltransferase encodes MNPGSVESRKHPVVRRARTSDVPAIKSLVDVYAGKILLEKNLVTLYEAVQEFWVVELDGELVGCGALHVLWADLGEVRTVAVHPKVRGTGVGHALVEQLLDVARDLHLRRIFVLTFEVDFFGKHGFEEIEGTPVTAEVYEEMCRSYDTGVAEFLDLSYVKPNTLGNTRMLLTL; translated from the coding sequence GTGAACCCAGGCAGTGTCGAGTCGCGCAAACACCCTGTGGTGCGGCGCGCCCGCACGTCCGATGTCCCGGCGATCAAGAGCCTGGTCGACGTCTATGCGGGCAAGATCCTGCTGGAGAAAAACCTGGTGACGCTGTACGAGGCGGTCCAGGAATTCTGGGTGGTCGAACTCGACGGCGAACTGGTCGGATGCGGCGCGCTCCACGTGCTGTGGGCCGATCTCGGCGAGGTACGCACGGTGGCCGTGCATCCGAAGGTCCGCGGGACCGGCGTCGGCCATGCGTTGGTCGAGCAGTTGCTCGATGTCGCCAGGGATCTGCACCTACGGCGGATCTTCGTGCTCACCTTCGAAGTCGACTTCTTCGGCAAGCACGGATTCGAGGAGATCGAGGGCACCCCGGTGACCGCCGAGGTCTACGAAGAGATGTGCCGCTCGTACGACACCGGTGTGGCGGAGTTCCTCGACCTGTCCTACGTCAAGCCCAATACCTTGGGCAACACCCGGATGTTGTTGACGCTCTAA
- a CDS encoding helix-turn-helix transcriptional regulator — MVTAVGKRRVDVLSTLKVSAAPMTIAQIASELAVHANTVRFHLEHLEAAGQVERVQPHHRGPGRPPQLYRAVRRMDPAGPTHYRMLAEILANGLAADDDPAAKAREVGRAWGRTMPRPAADSPVDALVQTLSDIGFAPEPPEDDQLRLRHCPFLELAQTRAAVVCPIHLGLMQGALEGWHAPVAVERLDAFVEPDLCVARLGPKGDSR; from the coding sequence ATGGTCACCGCCGTCGGGAAGCGCCGGGTCGACGTGCTGAGCACGTTGAAGGTCTCGGCCGCGCCGATGACCATCGCGCAGATCGCTTCCGAACTCGCAGTTCACGCCAACACCGTGCGGTTTCACCTGGAACACCTCGAGGCCGCCGGACAGGTGGAACGTGTCCAACCTCACCACCGCGGCCCCGGACGCCCCCCGCAGCTGTACCGGGCGGTGCGCCGGATGGACCCGGCCGGGCCGACCCACTACCGGATGCTGGCCGAGATCCTCGCCAACGGATTGGCCGCCGACGACGATCCGGCGGCCAAGGCCCGGGAGGTGGGTCGCGCCTGGGGACGCACGATGCCGCGCCCGGCTGCCGACTCCCCCGTTGACGCCCTCGTACAGACACTCAGCGACATCGGCTTCGCGCCCGAGCCGCCCGAGGATGACCAGCTCCGATTGCGCCACTGCCCATTTCTGGAACTTGCCCAGACCCGCGCCGCGGTCGTGTGCCCGATCCACCTGGGTTTGATGCAGGGGGCGTTGGAAGGCTGGCATGCACCCGTTGCGGTCGAGCGGCTCGACGCATTCGTCGAACCGGATCTGTGCGTGGCCCGTCTGGGCCCGAAAGGAGATTCACGATGA
- a CDS encoding group III truncated hemoglobin: MAEDLSGHDGVELLLWRFYSKALSDPLLAEPFSELRAKGLRSHLPVMCDFWETVLFRAGLYQRSALIVHRELHARHPLSAEHFVRWLTLWTDTVDELFEGPHAERAKLQAGRIAKAMHRRLAGVDAAELDALVAC, encoded by the coding sequence ATGGCTGAAGACCTGTCTGGCCACGACGGTGTCGAGCTGCTGCTGTGGCGCTTCTACAGCAAGGCGCTTTCCGATCCGCTGCTTGCCGAGCCGTTCTCCGAACTGCGCGCGAAAGGCCTGCGATCCCATCTGCCCGTCATGTGTGACTTCTGGGAGACCGTGCTGTTCCGTGCCGGGCTCTACCAGCGCAGCGCGCTGATCGTGCACCGTGAACTGCACGCCCGTCATCCGTTGTCGGCGGAGCATTTCGTGCGTTGGCTGACGTTGTGGACCGACACCGTCGACGAGCTGTTCGAGGGCCCGCACGCCGAGCGGGCCAAGCTCCAGGCGGGGCGCATCGCCAAGGCCATGCACCGGCGACTGGCCGGCGTCGATGCCGCCGAGCTCGACGCTCTGGTTGCCTGCTAA
- a CDS encoding mycofactocin-coupled SDR family oxidoreductase: protein MTAEAPLAGKVAFITGAARGQGRAEALRLATDGADIIAIDLCDQIESVPYPLATPDDLAATVKLVEETGARIVATQADVRDEEALRAALQAGVDQLGRLDIVVANAGIAPMQSGPDGWRDVIDVNLTGVHHTVEAAIPIMVAQGDGGSIVLISSAAGLIGVGGGDRGSLGYTAAKHGVVGLMRAYANFLAPHSIRVNSIHPTGVDTPMINNEFTRDWLRHISEELNAPTDFSNALPVQVVQAEDIANAVAWLVSDQARYVTGVTLPVDAGIVNKR from the coding sequence ATGACCGCCGAAGCTCCCCTGGCCGGGAAGGTCGCCTTCATCACCGGCGCCGCGCGCGGCCAGGGGCGGGCCGAGGCCCTGCGACTGGCCACCGACGGGGCCGACATCATCGCGATAGATCTGTGCGACCAGATCGAGTCGGTGCCCTATCCCCTGGCCACGCCCGATGATCTGGCCGCCACGGTCAAGCTCGTCGAGGAGACCGGTGCACGCATCGTCGCCACGCAGGCCGATGTCCGCGACGAGGAGGCTCTGCGTGCGGCGCTGCAGGCCGGGGTGGACCAGCTCGGCCGGCTCGACATCGTCGTCGCCAATGCCGGGATCGCCCCGATGCAGTCGGGCCCCGACGGCTGGCGCGACGTCATCGACGTCAACCTGACCGGTGTGCACCACACCGTCGAGGCGGCGATCCCGATCATGGTCGCCCAGGGCGACGGCGGATCGATCGTGCTGATCAGCTCGGCAGCCGGCCTGATCGGCGTCGGCGGCGGTGACCGCGGCTCACTCGGTTACACCGCTGCCAAGCACGGGGTCGTCGGCCTGATGCGGGCCTACGCCAATTTCCTTGCCCCGCACAGCATTCGGGTCAACTCGATCCACCCCACCGGAGTGGACACCCCGATGATCAACAACGAGTTCACCCGGGATTGGCTGCGCCACATCTCCGAGGAACTCAACGCGCCAACCGATTTCTCCAATGCGCTGCCGGTGCAGGTGGTGCAGGCCGAGGACATCGCCAACGCGGTGGCCTGGCTGGTGTCGGACCAGGCGCGTTACGTCACGGGCGTGACACTTCCCGTGGATGCAGGCATCGTCAACAAGCGATGA
- the pgsA gene encoding CDP-diacylglycerol--glycerol-3-phosphate 3-phosphatidyltransferase, producing the protein MPGQPSTDPVVPRARVANLANVLTGVRMVLVPVFLVFLFAGDGHETGWRIAAFTVFAVAVITDHFDGALARSYGMITEFGTLADPIADKALIGAALIGLSMLGDLPWWITVVVLVREIGITVLRFAVLRHGVIPASRGGKLKTLVQAVAIGLFVLPLHAWPPIWLDVAWVIMWAAVVLTVLTGADYVISAIRDSRGRSAAH; encoded by the coding sequence GTGCCGGGCCAACCTTCTACCGATCCGGTGGTCCCGCGTGCGCGCGTGGCCAACCTCGCCAACGTGCTCACAGGTGTGCGGATGGTGCTTGTTCCGGTCTTCCTTGTCTTCCTGTTCGCCGGCGACGGCCATGAAACCGGCTGGCGGATCGCCGCTTTCACGGTGTTCGCGGTCGCGGTGATCACCGACCACTTCGACGGGGCCTTGGCCCGCAGCTACGGGATGATCACCGAGTTCGGCACTCTGGCCGATCCGATCGCCGACAAGGCGCTGATCGGAGCCGCTCTGATCGGCCTGTCGATGCTGGGCGATCTGCCGTGGTGGATCACCGTGGTGGTGCTGGTGCGTGAGATCGGGATCACGGTGTTGCGGTTCGCGGTGCTGCGCCACGGTGTGATCCCGGCCAGTCGCGGCGGCAAGCTCAAGACGCTGGTGCAGGCCGTGGCCATCGGGCTGTTCGTGCTGCCGCTACATGCGTGGCCGCCCATCTGGCTCGATGTCGCCTGGGTGATCATGTGGGCCGCCGTGGTCCTGACCGTGCTCACCGGTGCCGACTACGTCATATCCGCGATCAGGGATTCGCGTGGACGATCCGCTGCTCACTGA
- a CDS encoding ribonuclease J translates to MSTELAPPKPLAPGGLRVTALGGISEIGRNMTVFEHLGKLLIVDCGVLFPGHDEPGVDLILPDLRHVEDRLDDVEALVVTHAHEDHIGAIPYLLKLRPDIPVVGSKFTIALIREKCREHRIKPEFIEVAERQSSQHGVFECEYFAVNHSIPGCLAVAIHTGAGTVLHTGDIKLDQQPLDGRPTDLPGMSRLGDAGVDLFLCDSTNSEHPGVSPSETEVGPTLHRLIRGAEGRVIVACFASNVDRVQQITDAAVALGRKVSYVGRSMVRNMGIARELGYLKVDDADILDIGAAEMMPAEKVVLITTGTQGEPMAALSRMSRGEHRSITLTAGDLIILSSSLIPGNEEAVYGVIDALAKIGARVVTNAQARVHVSGHAYAGELLFLYNGVRPRNVMPVHGTWRHMRANAALAASTGVPPENIVLAENGVSVDLVAGKASISGAVTVGKMFVDGLITGDVGDATLGERLILSSGFVAVTVVVHRETGKPAAPAHLYSRGFSEDPKALEPVARNVERELESLAADNITDPTRIAQAVRRTVGKWVGETYRRQPMIVPTVIEI, encoded by the coding sequence GTGAGCACCGAACTCGCGCCCCCCAAGCCACTGGCCCCCGGCGGTCTGCGAGTTACCGCGCTGGGCGGAATCAGCGAAATCGGCCGCAACATGACGGTCTTCGAGCATCTGGGCAAATTGCTCATCGTGGATTGCGGTGTGCTCTTCCCGGGACACGACGAACCCGGGGTCGACCTGATCCTGCCGGACCTGCGTCACGTCGAGGACCGGCTCGACGATGTCGAAGCGCTCGTCGTCACCCACGCCCACGAGGACCACATCGGCGCTATCCCGTATCTGCTCAAGCTCCGTCCCGACATCCCGGTGGTCGGCTCGAAGTTCACCATCGCGCTGATCCGCGAGAAGTGCCGCGAGCACCGCATCAAACCCGAGTTCATCGAGGTCGCCGAGCGGCAGAGCAGCCAGCACGGGGTCTTCGAGTGCGAATACTTCGCGGTCAACCACTCGATCCCGGGATGCCTGGCCGTCGCCATCCACACCGGTGCCGGCACGGTGCTGCACACCGGTGACATCAAGCTCGACCAGCAGCCGCTCGACGGCCGTCCGACCGATCTGCCGGGCATGTCGCGGCTCGGTGATGCCGGGGTCGACCTGTTCCTGTGCGACTCGACCAACTCCGAACACCCGGGCGTCAGCCCGTCCGAGACCGAAGTCGGCCCGACGCTGCACCGGTTGATCCGCGGTGCCGAGGGGCGGGTGATCGTCGCCTGCTTCGCGTCGAACGTCGACCGCGTGCAACAGATCACGGATGCCGCGGTGGCGCTCGGCCGGAAGGTTTCGTACGTCGGACGCTCGATGGTGCGCAACATGGGCATCGCCCGCGAGCTGGGCTACCTGAAGGTCGACGACGCCGACATCCTCGACATCGGCGCGGCCGAGATGATGCCGGCCGAGAAGGTCGTCCTGATCACCACCGGTACCCAGGGTGAGCCGATGGCTGCACTGTCGCGGATGTCGCGCGGCGAGCACCGCAGCATCACGCTGACCGCGGGCGATCTGATCATCCTGTCCTCGTCGCTGATCCCGGGCAACGAGGAAGCGGTCTACGGAGTGATCGACGCGCTGGCCAAGATCGGCGCCCGCGTGGTCACCAATGCCCAAGCGCGCGTGCATGTTTCCGGCCACGCCTACGCGGGTGAGCTGCTGTTCCTCTACAACGGGGTGCGTCCCCGCAATGTGATGCCGGTACACGGCACCTGGCGGCACATGCGGGCTAATGCGGCGCTGGCCGCCAGCACCGGGGTCCCGCCGGAGAACATCGTGCTGGCGGAGAACGGCGTGAGTGTGGACCTGGTGGCCGGTAAGGCCTCGATCTCCGGTGCGGTGACCGTCGGCAAGATGTTCGTCGATGGATTGATCACCGGGGATGTCGGCGACGCCACCCTCGGCGAACGTCTCATCCTTTCTTCGGGTTTCGTGGCGGTGACGGTGGTCGTGCACCGCGAGACAGGGAAGCCCGCCGCTCCCGCCCACCTGTATTCCCGCGGGTTCTCCGAAGATCCCAAGGCACTGGAGCCGGTGGCCCGCAACGTCGAGCGGGAACTGGAAAGCCTTGCCGCCGATAACATCACGGACCCGACGCGGATCGCCCAGGCCGTCCGGCGCACAGTAGGCAAGTGGGTGGGCGAGACCTACCGTCGCCAGCCGATGATCGTTCCGACCGTCATCGAGATCTAG
- a CDS encoding SAM-dependent methyltransferase, protein MSDPVAATAIGPMVLAAVEQYEPVRRRLVDDDLAAAFLPPALRAFTRATRWSVARRLLIQATERSGPGLWANLTCRKRYIGDKLTQALADIDAVVILGAGLDTKGCRLARHSAIPVFEVDLPVNIERKRSVVRRALGTVPDSVHLVPVDFERDDLAAELARHGHLGTHRTFFVWEGVTQYLSADGVGSTFEFLRSAAPGSRLAFTYVRSDFIDGTNRYGAESLYRRFRVRSRLWQFGLAPERVAAFVEPYGWRLAEQAGPDYLIEHYISPSGRNLAASQVEWTAFAEKR, encoded by the coding sequence ATGAGCGATCCCGTCGCCGCGACCGCGATCGGCCCGATGGTGCTGGCCGCGGTCGAGCAGTACGAGCCGGTGCGGCGCCGGCTCGTCGACGACGATCTGGCGGCCGCGTTCCTGCCGCCCGCGCTGCGCGCATTCACCCGGGCCACACGATGGTCCGTTGCCCGCAGACTTCTGATCCAGGCCACCGAGCGCTCGGGTCCGGGGCTCTGGGCGAACCTGACCTGTCGCAAGCGCTACATCGGCGACAAGCTCACGCAGGCGTTGGCGGACATCGACGCCGTGGTGATTCTCGGCGCCGGCCTGGACACCAAGGGCTGCCGCCTGGCCCGGCACAGCGCGATCCCGGTGTTCGAGGTGGACCTGCCCGTGAACATCGAACGCAAACGCTCGGTGGTGCGCCGGGCGCTGGGAACCGTGCCGGACTCGGTGCACCTGGTGCCGGTGGATTTCGAACGCGACGACCTGGCGGCCGAACTCGCCAGGCACGGCCACCTCGGTACACACCGCACCTTCTTCGTATGGGAGGGCGTGACGCAGTATCTGAGCGCCGATGGCGTCGGGTCGACGTTTGAGTTCCTCCGCTCGGCGGCGCCGGGGAGCCGGTTGGCGTTCACGTATGTCCGCAGCGATTTCATCGACGGCACCAACCGGTACGGGGCCGAATCGTTGTATCGGCGATTCCGGGTTCGCAGCCGGCTGTGGCAGTTCGGGCTCGCCCCCGAGCGGGTGGCGGCCTTCGTCGAGCCCTACGGCTGGCGGTTGGCCGAGCAGGCCGGGCCCGATTACCTCATCGAGCACTACATTTCACCATCGGGCCGGAATCTGGCTGCCTCACAGGTGGAATGGACGGCCTTCGCCGAAAAGCGTTAG
- the dapA gene encoding 4-hydroxy-tetrahydrodipicolinate synthase: MVTPFKPDGSVDLDAAARLANHLVDAGCDGLVLSGTTGESPTTTDAEKLALLRAVLEAVGDRARIIAGAGSYDTAHSVHLAKACAAEGAHGLLVVTPYYSRPPQAGLIAHFTAVADATGLPNLLYDIPPRSSIPIAWETIRVLAGHPNIVGVKDAKGDLHGGGQILAETGLAYYSGDDTLNLPWLAMGAVGFVSVWGHLAAGQLRDMLTAFNSGDVATARKINVSLAPLARAQAHLGGVTMSKEGLRLQGFDAGLPRLPQIPASPAEIEALAADMRAAAVLR, from the coding sequence ATGGTGACGCCGTTCAAGCCCGACGGCTCGGTTGATCTCGATGCCGCCGCCCGGCTGGCCAATCACCTGGTCGACGCCGGCTGCGATGGCCTGGTGCTCTCGGGTACCACCGGCGAATCGCCGACCACCACCGATGCCGAGAAGCTCGCGCTGTTGCGCGCCGTGCTGGAGGCGGTGGGGGACCGGGCCCGCATCATCGCCGGTGCAGGCAGCTATGACACCGCCCACAGCGTGCACCTGGCCAAGGCCTGCGCCGCCGAGGGCGCACACGGCCTGCTCGTGGTGACGCCGTACTACTCACGGCCCCCGCAAGCCGGTCTGATCGCGCACTTCACCGCCGTCGCCGACGCGACCGGTCTGCCGAACCTGCTCTACGACATCCCGCCGCGGTCCTCCATTCCGATCGCCTGGGAGACCATCCGCGTCCTGGCCGGACACCCGAACATCGTGGGCGTCAAGGACGCCAAGGGTGACCTGCATGGCGGCGGCCAGATCCTCGCCGAGACCGGGCTGGCCTACTACTCGGGCGACGACACCTTGAATCTGCCCTGGTTGGCCATGGGTGCCGTCGGCTTCGTCAGTGTCTGGGGACATCTGGCCGCAGGTCAGTTGCGAGACATGTTGACCGCGTTCAATTCCGGCGATGTCGCCACGGCCCGCAAGATCAACGTGTCGCTGGCCCCGCTGGCCCGTGCCCAGGCCCACCTCGGCGGGGTGACCATGTCCAAGGAGGGCCTACGGTTGCAGGGATTCGATGCCGGTCTGCCACGGCTGCCGCAGATCCCTGCCAGCCCTGCTGAAATCGAGGCGCTGGCCGCCGACATGCGTGCGGCAGCGGTGTTGCGCTAG
- a CDS encoding CinA family protein — protein sequence MDDPLLTDDARALVADLTVRSQSVATAESLTGGLLAATLAGVSGASAVLQGGLVTYNEDTKIWLAGVAPQVLDAVGPVAAPTARALAVGARQRCAATWGVGLTGVAGPEPHGGHPVGTVFIGLAGPVDTEVIELSLSGSRWDIRRAAVDEAIARLRFLVENQ from the coding sequence GTGGACGATCCGCTGCTCACTGACGACGCCAGGGCCCTGGTCGCCGACCTGACGGTGCGCTCACAGAGTGTGGCCACCGCCGAGTCGCTCACCGGCGGCCTGCTCGCGGCGACGCTGGCCGGGGTGTCCGGGGCCAGCGCCGTTCTACAAGGTGGCCTGGTCACCTACAACGAGGACACCAAGATCTGGCTCGCCGGAGTGGCTCCGCAGGTGCTCGACGCGGTCGGCCCGGTCGCGGCTCCCACCGCGCGGGCGCTCGCGGTCGGCGCCCGGCAGCGTTGCGCAGCTACCTGGGGCGTCGGCCTGACCGGCGTGGCCGGGCCGGAACCGCACGGCGGGCACCCGGTGGGCACCGTGTTCATCGGCCTGGCCGGGCCGGTCGACACCGAAGTCATCGAGTTGTCGCTGTCAGGCTCACGCTGGGACATCCGCCGCGCCGCCGTCGACGAGGCGATCGCCCGATTGCGATTCCTGGTCGAGAACCAGTAA
- a CDS encoding putative quinol monooxygenase has translation MPVVVVATMKAKPESVDAVREACTNAVAAVHEEPGCQLYSLHEADGTFVFVEQWADADALKAHSTAPAIGTLFGAIGELLDGAPDIKMLQPVVAGDPAKGQLRAG, from the coding sequence ATGCCTGTTGTCGTCGTCGCCACCATGAAGGCCAAGCCCGAATCCGTCGACGCCGTGCGCGAGGCCTGCACCAACGCGGTCGCAGCCGTCCACGAGGAGCCGGGCTGCCAGCTGTATTCGCTGCATGAGGCCGACGGCACCTTCGTCTTCGTCGAGCAGTGGGCCGACGCCGATGCGCTCAAGGCCCACAGCACCGCCCCGGCGATCGGCACCCTGTTCGGCGCGATCGGCGAACTGCTCGACGGCGCCCCCGATATCAAAATGTTGCAGCCCGTCGTCGCGGGTGACCCCGCCAAGGGACAGCTGCGCGCCGGCTGA